From Spirosoma aerolatum, one genomic window encodes:
- a CDS encoding glycoside hydrolase family 108 protein, translated as MANFDIGYNITLNVEAGYANDPDDMGGETFGGISRNANSDWAGWTIIDQIKKTTARKNFDSVMFANKKLMVLVRSRYKANYWDVLRLDALNNQNIANELFDTGVNMGITVAAQFLQRALNVLNQNQQLYPDLPVDGIVGSQTVTLTNQHPNPVLLLKVLNILQGYRYIDIAEKAPVQEKYMRGWLSRVAM; from the coding sequence ATGGCAAATTTTGATATAGGCTATAACATTACCCTGAACGTGGAGGCCGGTTACGCTAATGACCCCGACGACATGGGTGGAGAAACCTTTGGTGGTATATCCCGAAATGCCAACAGTGATTGGGCAGGCTGGACAATCATTGACCAGATCAAGAAAACAACGGCTCGCAAGAACTTCGATTCGGTCATGTTTGCCAATAAAAAGCTAATGGTTCTGGTACGCTCCCGCTATAAAGCCAACTATTGGGACGTTCTTCGGCTGGATGCGCTGAACAATCAGAACATTGCCAACGAGCTTTTCGATACGGGGGTAAATATGGGAATTACTGTTGCAGCCCAGTTTTTACAACGGGCGCTGAATGTATTGAATCAGAATCAGCAGCTATATCCTGATCTTCCGGTGGATGGTATTGTTGGCTCCCAAACGGTCACTTTAACCAACCAGCACCCCAACCCGGTCCTACTGCTTAAAGTGCTCAACATCTTACAGGGGTATCGATACATTGACATTGCGGAGAAAGCACCCGTCCAGGAAAAATACATGCGGGGCTGGTTATCCAGAGTAGCGATGTAG